A single Actinomadura algeriensis DNA region contains:
- a CDS encoding slipin family protein → MEAIILIVLLGIVVVGFMVAGSAVRVVQQYEHGIVFRFGQVQRGGQLRPGAVRSPGLTAIIPVVERMQKISRQTITMDVPAQEGITEDNVSVRVDAVVYFRVIDPVKAIVNVQNYGYAVSQVAQTSLRSVIGQADMQELLGERQKINTKLRAIIDEITQDPWGILIERVEIKDVSLPEGMKRSMARQAEAERERRARIITADGEFQASKRLAAAAEIMSQDPAALQLRLLQTVVEVSAEKNSTLVMPLPVEILRFFDRMTGDAKKIAEAEPEEKPDLGERLAKAEQELAKAAEVSPALESPDEVPPVIGLDEPGRAHTGERQGVAGGEPGATGATGSQEAAADERRDPPLD, encoded by the coding sequence ATGGAAGCAATCATCCTCATCGTTCTGCTGGGCATCGTCGTGGTCGGTTTCATGGTCGCGGGCTCGGCGGTCCGGGTGGTGCAGCAGTACGAGCACGGCATCGTGTTCCGGTTCGGGCAGGTGCAACGCGGCGGTCAGCTGCGGCCGGGGGCGGTGCGGTCGCCGGGACTGACGGCGATCATCCCGGTGGTCGAGCGGATGCAGAAGATCAGCCGGCAGACGATCACGATGGACGTGCCCGCGCAGGAGGGCATCACCGAGGACAACGTGAGCGTTCGCGTGGACGCCGTCGTCTACTTCCGTGTGATCGATCCCGTGAAGGCGATCGTGAACGTCCAGAACTACGGGTACGCGGTCTCGCAGGTGGCGCAGACGTCGCTGCGGTCGGTCATCGGCCAGGCGGACATGCAGGAGCTGCTCGGCGAACGCCAGAAGATCAACACCAAGCTGCGGGCGATCATCGACGAGATCACGCAGGATCCGTGGGGCATCCTCATCGAGCGTGTCGAGATCAAGGACGTGTCGCTGCCGGAGGGCATGAAGCGGTCGATGGCGCGGCAGGCCGAGGCGGAGCGGGAGCGGCGGGCGCGGATCATCACCGCGGACGGCGAGTTCCAGGCGTCCAAGCGGCTCGCCGCCGCCGCGGAGATCATGTCGCAGGACCCGGCGGCCCTCCAGCTGCGGCTGCTGCAGACGGTCGTCGAGGTCTCCGCCGAGAAGAACAGCACGCTCGTCATGCCGCTCCCGGTGGAGATCCTGCGGTTCTTCGACCGGATGACGGGCGACGCGAAGAAGATCGCCGAGGCGGAGCCGGAGGAGAAGCCGGACCTCGGCGAGCGGCTCGCGAAGGCCGAGCAGGAGCTGGCGAAGGCCGCCGAGGTGTCCCCGGCGCTGGAGTCGCCCGATGAGGTCCCGCCGGTGATCGGACTGGACGAGCCGGGGCGCGCGCACACGGGGGAACGTCAGGGCGTCGCGGGCGGCGAGCCGGGCGCGACGGGCGCGACGGGCTCGCAGGAGGCGGCGGCGGACGAGCGGCGCGACCCGCCGCTCGACTGA